The genomic interval TCAGGGGTAAAACTTTTAGTAAAAAAATCTTTTCAAGAAATTTTTCATGTAGAATTTATTTAAACAAAAACAGATTGAGCAATCATAATCCCATCTTTCTCATCTATTTTTTTTAGAATAACATCTTGTAATGTATTTCTAAATGTTGAAATAAAAGAAATTTTTGTTCTAATATAATTTTCTGTATATCCATACAAATACTCGTTATTTGAATAATTATTTTCAAATAAAACAGTTTTTATTGTATGAATTTGTTTCTCACAAAAAGAACGGTATTTTTTTATTGAAAGAATCTTGAGTGTTTTATTTCGTTTTTTCTGTATTTTTTTAGAGATGTTTTCCTGTTGTATAAGAATGGATTTTGTATTGGGTCTCTGTGAATAAGTAAATATGTGTAAAGATGAAATATCTAGTTTTTTCAAAAAATGATAAGTCTCTAAAAAATGTTTGTGTGTTTCCCCAGGAAATCCAACAATAATATCTGCCCCAATATAAGCATCTGGTATTAAGTCGCGTATTTTTTTCACTTTTTCTTGATAAAGTTCCTTTCTATAACGTCTTTGCATTTTTCCCAATATCTCGTTACTTCCAGACTGTAAAGGAATATGAAAATGAGGTACGAAATGTTTACTTTTTGATAAAAATTCAATACACTCATTTTTTAACAAATTAGGTTCTATTGAAGACAAACGGATTCTTACCATTTCTTCTATTTGATCTATTTCCTGGATTAAATCAAAAAAGGTATATGTATGACGTTCATTCTTAGGAAATATTTTTTTTCCATAGTCCCCAATGTTGACTCCTGTTAACACGATTTCTTTGACTCCTTTTTTTAAAAGGAATCTGATATTTTTCAATATATTTTCTATACTCTCAGAACGAGAAGGCCCTCTAGACATAGGAATGACACAATAACTACACTTGTAATCACATCCATCCTGGATTTTCAAAAAAGAACGAGTTCTCCTATTATTAGGATTAGAAGAATTAGAAAAAGAATACGATGAGAAATAAGAACATGTTTTTTTTGAAAAAAAAATTTTTGCAGGAAAATTTTTTTTGGATAAATCGACTTGATTAAGATAATCTATTATATGGAATTTTTCTTCAGAACCTAACACGAGATCTACCCCACTTATATAAGAGATTTCTTTAGGATGAAGTTGGACATAACATCCTACTGCGATAATAAAAGCTTTTTCGTTTTTTCTCATAGCATAACGGACTATCCTCTTAAATTCAGTATCTGAATTCTTTGTTACACTACAACTATTTATTACATAAATATCTGCAAAACTTTTGAAAGAAACATGTTCATAATTGAAATTAGAAAATTTCCTTGCAATGGAAGAGGTTTCTGCGTAATTCAGTTTACAACCAATTGTATAAAATGCAATTTTTTTTTTAAAAAACATAAAATATCCGCAGATTAATAATCACTATTCGGATGAAAAATAATCTATAATTCCACTATGAGTAGCTTTTATAGCACGTTTTCCTTGGGTCCAATTTGCGGGACAAACTTCTCCTTCCTTTTCATAATACTGTAGTGCATCTATCATACGAATTGCTTCATTGACATTTCTACCTAAAGGAAAATCATTAATTAAAAGATGTCTTACAATTCCTTCTTGATCTATTAAAAACAATCCTCTATAAGCAATAAGTTCTCCCGTTGCTTTTACATTATTATTGCAGCAAATCCAATCTCCAGATAAAACTCCATAATTATGGGAAATGGTTTTATTGACATCAGAAACAATAGGATAAGTCACCCCAGATATCCCCCCTTTTTTTTTGGGAATTTGTAACCAAGTCCAATGAGATTGTTCCGTATCTGTAGAGATAGCAATAATTTGTACATTTCTTGATTCGAATTCCTTTATTTTTTCTTGAAATGCATATATTTCTGTAGGGCAAACAAAAGTAAAATCTTTAGGATAGAAGAAAAGTAAAACATATTTTTTACCCCTAAATTGTTCTAAAGTAAAATTATGTACAATATCTTTTCCATTTAATACAGCACTAGATGTAAAACT from Blattabacterium cuenoti carries:
- a CDS encoding peroxiredoxin — protein: MNQTLIAKKAPSFTSSAVLNGKDIVHNFTLEQFRGKKYVLLFFYPKDFTFVCPTEIYAFQEKIKEFESRNVQIIAISTDTEQSHWTWLQIPKKKGGISGVTYPIVSDVNKTISHNYGVLSGDWICCNNNVKATGELIAYRGLFLIDQEGIVRHLLINDFPLGRNVNEAIRMIDALQYYEKEGEVCPANWTQGKRAIKATHSGIIDYFSSE
- the mtaB gene encoding tRNA (N(6)-L-threonylcarbamoyladenosine(37)-C(2))-methylthiotransferase MtaB, which encodes MFFKKKIAFYTIGCKLNYAETSSIARKFSNFNYEHVSFKSFADIYVINSCSVTKNSDTEFKRIVRYAMRKNEKAFIIAVGCYVQLHPKEISYISGVDLVLGSEEKFHIIDYLNQVDLSKKNFPAKIFFSKKTCSYFSSYSFSNSSNPNNRRTRSFLKIQDGCDYKCSYCVIPMSRGPSRSESIENILKNIRFLLKKGVKEIVLTGVNIGDYGKKIFPKNERHTYTFFDLIQEIDQIEEMVRIRLSSIEPNLLKNECIEFLSKSKHFVPHFHIPLQSGSNEILGKMQRRYRKELYQEKVKKIRDLIPDAYIGADIIVGFPGETHKHFLETYHFLKKLDISSLHIFTYSQRPNTKSILIQQENISKKIQKKRNKTLKILSIKKYRSFCEKQIHTIKTVLFENNYSNNEYLYGYTENYIRTKISFISTFRNTLQDVILKKIDEKDGIMIAQSVFV